Proteins encoded in a region of the Populus alba chromosome 13, ASM523922v2, whole genome shotgun sequence genome:
- the LOC118035479 gene encoding uncharacterized protein translates to MDGPPANDCCAICHGHFNIACQANCSHWFCGDCIMLVWHHGSVLQPCKCPLCRRQITLLVPGEASLRERNDPNVAEVLGKIERYNHLFGGNTSSLVQRMQDLPFLLGRLLREIMDPQRSLPMVIKARVYIAMVLSAVYIISPVDIIPEGILGIVGLLDDLLIVLICFLHVAAIYRSVLYYRHGGS, encoded by the exons ATGGATGGACCTCCAGCAAACGATTGTTGCGCCATATGCCATGGACACTTCAACATTGCTTGTCAGGCCAATTGCTCTCATTGGTTTTGCG GTGATTGTATTATGCTTGTTTGGCATCATGGATCTGTACTCCAGCCATGTAAATGTCCGCTGTGTCGGCGACAGATTACATTGTTGGTTCCTGGTGAAGCTTCATTAAGGGAGCGCAATGATCCTAATGTTGCTGAGGTTCttggaaaaattgaaagatacaATCATCTTTTTGGTGGAAATACCAGTAGTCTTGTTCAG AGAATGCAAGACCTTCCATTTCTTCTCGGGAGGTTGTTGCGAGAAATAATGGATCCCCAAAGATCTCTTCCTATGGTCATCAAGGCACGTGTCTACATTGCA ATGGTATTAAGTGCTGTCTACATCATCAGCCCTGTAGACATTATTCCAGAAG GAATTTTGGGAATAGTTGGTCTCTTGGATGATCTCCTCATAGTGCTCATCTGCTTTCTTCATGTTGCTGCCATCTACCGGTCAGTGCTCTATTATCGTCATGGAGGTTCTTGA
- the LOC118035478 gene encoding uncharacterized protein isoform X1 encodes MLATILTALFSSSFHYHSATNKPNHKISKRNQVRLSFSMICCSSSSIAILSTASRIDGTVSRTRTRSSLPLLSHSFHFQVNVNGNHQLFIRRRISRWCRVSPNVSSSLELPLLPFNTNEVLVPSESKTLHLYEARYLALLEESLLRKKLFVHFVLDPILISNSGTEASFAARYGCLVNIENIERLDVGALVSIRGIGRVKLLNFVQSEPYLKGEVIPLQDRFIGANEISSKVIAVKDALRSLNSLEIKLKAPKEELLQTCIANSLTWAEKEPSLECDQSFIPSPAERISFAAFQPITRSTQSETLKLQQQKLRAMDLKDTLQRLDNSLDLVNENISMVAAKLAIQSLEMQ; translated from the exons ATGCTAGCCACAATTTTAACTGctcttttctcctcctccttccacTATCATTCGGCGACAAACAAACCAAACCACAAAATAAGTAAACGAAATCAAGTCAGGTTATCTTTTTCCATGATTtgttgcagcagcagcagtatAGCAATCCTCAGTACTGCTTCAAGAATTGATGGTACTGTTTCAAGAACCCGGACTCGTAGCTCATTACCACTATTATCTCATTCTTTCCATTTCCAAGTGAATGTAAATGGGAATCATCAGCTATTTATAAGGAGGAGAATAAGCAGATGGTGCCGGGTGTCTCCAAATGTCTCCTCCTCTCTTGAGCtccctcttcttccttttaacACGAACGAG GTTCTAGTTCCATCTGAGAGTAAAACACTCCATCTATATGAAGCCAGATATCTAGCTCTGCTCGAGGAG TCTTTATTAAGAAAGAAGCTGTTTGTGCATTTTGTGTTGGATCCTATTCTCATTAGCAACTCAGGAACTGAAGCATCCTTTGCTGCTAGATATGGCTGTTTAGTCAATATAGAAAAT ATTGAACGCTTAGATGTTGGAGCGTTAGTCTCCATAAGGGGAATTGGCCGTGTCAAGCTTTTGAATTTTGTACAG TCGGAGCCTTACCTAAAAGGTGAGGTCATACCACTGCAGGATAGGTTTATTGGTGCAAATGAAATCAGCTCTAAAGTTATAGCAGTGAAGGATGCTCTTCGCAGTTTGAATAGCTTGGAAATCAAACTAAAG GCTCCCAAAGAGGAATTGTTGCAAACCTGTATTGCAAACTCTCTAACATGGGCAGAGAAGGAACCGTCCCTGGAATGTGATCAATCTTTCATCCCATCTCCTGCTGAGCGAATATCATTTGCAGCATTCCAACCTATTACAA GATCTACACAATCAGAAACACTCAAGTTGCAGCAACAGAAGTTAAGAGCAATGGATCTGAAAGACACGCTACAAAGGCTGGACAATTCACTAGATTTAGTGAATGAGAATATCTCCATGGTAGCAGCCAAGCTTGCTATTCAATCATTAGAGATGCAGTAA
- the LOC118035478 gene encoding uncharacterized protein isoform X2, whose product MLATILTALFSSSFHYHSATNKPNHKISKRNQVRLSFSMICCSSSSIAILSTASRIDGTVSRTRTRSSLPLLSHSFHFQVNVNGNHQLFIRRRISRWCRVSPNVSSSLELPLLPFNTNEVLVPSESKTLHLYEARYLALLEEIERLDVGALVSIRGIGRVKLLNFVQSEPYLKGEVIPLQDRFIGANEISSKVIAVKDALRSLNSLEIKLKAPKEELLQTCIANSLTWAEKEPSLECDQSFIPSPAERISFAAFQPITRSTQSETLKLQQQKLRAMDLKDTLQRLDNSLDLVNENISMVAAKLAIQSLEMQ is encoded by the exons ATGCTAGCCACAATTTTAACTGctcttttctcctcctccttccacTATCATTCGGCGACAAACAAACCAAACCACAAAATAAGTAAACGAAATCAAGTCAGGTTATCTTTTTCCATGATTtgttgcagcagcagcagtatAGCAATCCTCAGTACTGCTTCAAGAATTGATGGTACTGTTTCAAGAACCCGGACTCGTAGCTCATTACCACTATTATCTCATTCTTTCCATTTCCAAGTGAATGTAAATGGGAATCATCAGCTATTTATAAGGAGGAGAATAAGCAGATGGTGCCGGGTGTCTCCAAATGTCTCCTCCTCTCTTGAGCtccctcttcttccttttaacACGAACGAG GTTCTAGTTCCATCTGAGAGTAAAACACTCCATCTATATGAAGCCAGATATCTAGCTCTGCTCGAGGAG ATTGAACGCTTAGATGTTGGAGCGTTAGTCTCCATAAGGGGAATTGGCCGTGTCAAGCTTTTGAATTTTGTACAG TCGGAGCCTTACCTAAAAGGTGAGGTCATACCACTGCAGGATAGGTTTATTGGTGCAAATGAAATCAGCTCTAAAGTTATAGCAGTGAAGGATGCTCTTCGCAGTTTGAATAGCTTGGAAATCAAACTAAAG GCTCCCAAAGAGGAATTGTTGCAAACCTGTATTGCAAACTCTCTAACATGGGCAGAGAAGGAACCGTCCCTGGAATGTGATCAATCTTTCATCCCATCTCCTGCTGAGCGAATATCATTTGCAGCATTCCAACCTATTACAA GATCTACACAATCAGAAACACTCAAGTTGCAGCAACAGAAGTTAAGAGCAATGGATCTGAAAGACACGCTACAAAGGCTGGACAATTCACTAGATTTAGTGAATGAGAATATCTCCATGGTAGCAGCCAAGCTTGCTATTCAATCATTAGAGATGCAGTAA
- the LOC118035478 gene encoding uncharacterized protein isoform X3, whose product MFKPFESLLRKKLFVHFVLDPILISNSGTEASFAARYGCLVNIENIERLDVGALVSIRGIGRVKLLNFVQSEPYLKGEVIPLQDRFIGANEISSKVIAVKDALRSLNSLEIKLKAPKEELLQTCIANSLTWAEKEPSLECDQSFIPSPAERISFAAFQPITRSTQSETLKLQQQKLRAMDLKDTLQRLDNSLDLVNENISMVAAKLAIQSLEMQ is encoded by the exons ATGTTCAAGCCTTTTGAG TCTTTATTAAGAAAGAAGCTGTTTGTGCATTTTGTGTTGGATCCTATTCTCATTAGCAACTCAGGAACTGAAGCATCCTTTGCTGCTAGATATGGCTGTTTAGTCAATATAGAAAAT ATTGAACGCTTAGATGTTGGAGCGTTAGTCTCCATAAGGGGAATTGGCCGTGTCAAGCTTTTGAATTTTGTACAG TCGGAGCCTTACCTAAAAGGTGAGGTCATACCACTGCAGGATAGGTTTATTGGTGCAAATGAAATCAGCTCTAAAGTTATAGCAGTGAAGGATGCTCTTCGCAGTTTGAATAGCTTGGAAATCAAACTAAAG GCTCCCAAAGAGGAATTGTTGCAAACCTGTATTGCAAACTCTCTAACATGGGCAGAGAAGGAACCGTCCCTGGAATGTGATCAATCTTTCATCCCATCTCCTGCTGAGCGAATATCATTTGCAGCATTCCAACCTATTACAA GATCTACACAATCAGAAACACTCAAGTTGCAGCAACAGAAGTTAAGAGCAATGGATCTGAAAGACACGCTACAAAGGCTGGACAATTCACTAGATTTAGTGAATGAGAATATCTCCATGGTAGCAGCCAAGCTTGCTATTCAATCATTAGAGATGCAGTAA
- the LOC118035480 gene encoding MICOS complex subunit MIC10 isoform X2 — MAEKTDVNAKWDACLDLSVRRFVYSSLAGAFGGLLLFRTPVTRWASIAFGAGVGIGSACTDCSRIFDGSTAKLVPPKTTSSAPEELQPPHTLSTPVSQDGQD, encoded by the exons atggcAGAGAAAACCGACGTGAATGCAAAATGGGACGCTTGTCTAGATCTGTCGGTCCGTCGTTTTGTTTACTCTTCATTGGCCGGGGCTTTTGGCGGTCTTCTTCTCTTCA ggACCCCAGTGACTCGCTGGGCATCTATAGCTTTCGGTGCTGGAGTAGGCATTGGATCTGCATGTACTGACTGCTCTCGAATTTTTGATGGGTCAACTGCAAAGTTGGTACCACCTAAGACTACTTCAAGTGCTCCTGAAGAGTTACAACCTCCTCATACTTTGAGTACTCCTGTTTCTCAG GATGGCCAGGACTGA
- the LOC118035480 gene encoding MICOS complex subunit MIC10 isoform X1, whose product MAEKTDVNAKWDACLDLSVRRFVYSSLAGAFGGLLLFRTPVTRWASIAFGAGVGIGSACTDCSRIFDGSTAKLVPPKTTSSAPEELQPPHTLSTPVSQIMSHLFMTKKLCH is encoded by the exons atggcAGAGAAAACCGACGTGAATGCAAAATGGGACGCTTGTCTAGATCTGTCGGTCCGTCGTTTTGTTTACTCTTCATTGGCCGGGGCTTTTGGCGGTCTTCTTCTCTTCA ggACCCCAGTGACTCGCTGGGCATCTATAGCTTTCGGTGCTGGAGTAGGCATTGGATCTGCATGTACTGACTGCTCTCGAATTTTTGATGGGTCAACTGCAAAGTTGGTACCACCTAAGACTACTTCAAGTGCTCCTGAAGAGTTACAACCTCCTCATACTTTGAGTACTCCTGTTTCTCAG ATTATGTCACACTTGTTCATGACCAAGAAATTGTGTCATTAG
- the LOC118035475 gene encoding patellin-3, with amino-acid sequence MAEESSPPPPVLEQAPPSPVIEKDKEDLPPPAPVEEAESQAVQEKEEVPSQPAAAEQKESRSSSLAAMIEKEESFSPPPQPPPEEKTEVTEKSGATKEEVAVVPDTGKEKKVPLTLVSFKEESNAVADLSDIERRALEELKQLVQEALSSHQFSSTPPKKEEKQSVSVIQETSKTEAPVPDSDVGTEMKPSAETQESKVEKTSEKESQEVAKEEQKVASSSPEEVTIWGIPLLKDDRSDVVLLKFLRARDFKVRDAFVMIKNTIQWRRDFKIDELVDEDLGDDLEKVVFMHGYDRDGHPVCYNVYGEFQNKELYQKTFSDAEKRLKFLRWRIQFLERSIRKLDFSPGGISTIFQVNDLKNSPGPGKKELRLATKQALLSLQDNYPEFVAKQVFINVPWWYLAFYTVMSPFMTQRTKSKFVFAGPSNSAETLFKYISPEQVPIQYGGLSVDFCDCNPEFTIADPATDITVKPATKQTVEIIIYEKCILVWELRVVGWEVSYSAEFMPEAKDAYTIIITKPTKMSPADEPVVSNSFKVGELGKILITVDNPTSKKKKLLYRFKINPFSD; translated from the exons ATGGCCGAGGAAtcttctccaccaccaccagtACTTGAGCAAGCTCCACCTTCTCCAGTCATAGAGAAAGATAAAGAGGACTTGCCACCCCCAGCACCAGTTGAGGAAGCTGAATCACAAGCAGTACAGGAGAAGGAAGAGGTGCCATCACAACCAGCTGCAGCAGAACAAAAGGAGTCTAGATCATCATCCTTGGCGGCGATGATTGAGAAAGAAGAGTCATtttcaccaccaccacaaccaccTCCTGAGGAGAAAACCGAGGTAACTGAAAAATCAGGAGCTACTAAAGAAGAGGTTGCTGTTGTTCCTGACActgggaaagagaaaaaagttcCTCTAACTTTGGTTTCTTTCAAGGAAGAGAGTAACGCAGTGGCTGATCTCTCTGATATTGAGAGAAGGGCTTTGGAAGAACTGAAACAGTTAGTTCAAGAAGCTCTCAGCTCTCACCAGTTTAGCAGTACtccaccaaaaaaagaagagaaacaaagtGTCAGTGTTATTCAAGAAACTTCAAAAACTGAAGCACCCGTTCCAGATTCTGATGTTGGCACTGAGATGAAACCATCAGCAGAGACTCAAGAATCGAAAGTTGAGAAAACCTCAGAAAAAGAATCGCAAGAAGTGGCGAAAGAAGAGCAAAAGGTTGCATCCTCTTCACCAGAGGAAGTCACTATATGGGGGATTCCTCTCTTGAAAGATGATAGAAGTGATGTGGTTCTCTTGAAATTCTTGAGGGCAAGGGATTTTAAGGTAAGAGATGCATTTGTAATGATCAAGAACACAATTCAATGGAGGAGGGACTTCAAAATTGATGAGCTTGTTGACGAAGATCTAGGTGATGATTTGGAGAAAGTTGTGTTTATGCATGGTTATGATAGGGACGGGCATCCTGTGTGTTACAATGTATACGGTGAGTTTCAAAATAAAGAATTGTATCAGAAGACATTCTCCGATGCGGAGAAAAGATTGAAGTTTCTGAGGTGGCGGATTCAGTTCTTGGAGAGGAGTATTAGGAAGCTTGATTTCAGTCCTGGTGGTATTTCTACCATCTTTCAGGTTAATGATCTGAAGAACTCTCCAGGACCTGGAAAGAAAGAGCTTAGGTTGGCTACTAAACAGGCTCTCCTTTCGCTTCAGGACAATTACCCTGAGTTTGTTGCCAAACAG GTGTTTATCAATGTCCCTTGGTGGTATCTTGCATTTTATACAGTGATGAGTCCATTCATGACGCAAAGGACCAAAAGCAAATTTGTATTTGCAGGCCCATCAAATTCTGCTGAGACACTTTTCAA ATATATATCTCCTGAGCAAGTGCCTATTCAGTATGGTGGCTTGAGCGTGGATTTCTGTGACTGCAACCCTGAATTTACTATTGCTGACCCTGCTACTGATATAACTGTAAAACCAGCAACCAAGCAAACTGTGGAAATTATAATTTACGAG AAATGTATCCTTGTTTGGGAATTGCGAGTTGTCGGATGGGAGGTGAGTTATAGCGCCGAGTTCATGCCCGAAGCTAAAGATGCATACACgattataataacaaaaccCACAAAAATGTCCCCAGCTGATGAGCCAGTGGTGTCTAACAGCTTCAAAGTTGGTGAACTGGGGAAAATATTGATCACAGTTGACAACCCCAcctcaaagaagaagaaacttctTTACAGGTTCAAGATCAACCCCTTCTCAGATTGA